GATTCTGAAATCTGCCAATGCCGTGATTGCCAATAACCCGCATATTTTTGAAAAGACGTTGTGGAGTGACAAAGGCCATGGCGAACTGATTCGTGTTATTACCTGCCGTAATGATGATGATGAAGCCGAACGGGTAGTGAAAGACCTGCTCACCCATAAGTTGATGAACGGTAAAAACTGGAAAGACTACGCGGTGCTGTATCGTGGTAATTTCCAGGCAAGGGTGCTGGAAACCCAGTTACGCCAGATGCAGATTCCCTACAAACTCTCTGGTGGACAATCCTTCTTTGCCCGGGCTGAAATTAAGGACGTGATGAGCTATTTACGTCTGATTATTAATCCGGAAGATGACAGTGCTTTCCTGCGCATTATCAATACACCAAAACGCGCGATTGGTCCGGTCACGCTAGAAAAACTCGGATTGTTCTCACAGGAAAATAATCTGTCTTTATTGATGGCATCTAGTGACCAGCGCCTGTCCATGGTATTGCCGAAGAAAGCGGCAACGCAGTTGCACGAATTTGCTGACTTTATTGGTAACTTTACCCGTGAACTGTTGGATGATGATGAACCTGTACCGAAAATTCGCCAGATGATGATGGAAGCAGGTTATATCGATTACATCCGAGAACAGGCCGCGACACCGGCACAGGAAAAAACCAAGCTGGATAATATCGAAACCTTATATGCCAGTATCCAGAGCCTGATTAACCGGGCAGAGGATGTCGATGAAAAAAATATTGAAATCGTAATTCGCAAAATGGTGCTGCTTGACATGCTCGAACAGCAGCAGGAAGAAGAAGATACCGATAAAGTGAATCTGCTGACGCTGCATGCGGCAAAAGGACTAGAATTTCCTTTCGTTTATATCATGGGCTTGGAAGAAGAGCTGTTACCGCACAAGAACTCGATTGCTGCCGAAACGATTGAGGAAGAACGCCGTCTGATGTATGTCGGAATTACCCGAGCACGTCAGGGGTTGACACTCACCTTGGCAGAGCAGCGCAAAAATGGTGGACAGATGAAACAGATGACACCAAGTCGTTTTCTGGATGAGCTGCCGCAAGACGAGATCGAATGGCTGGGGCGTAAAAAGAAACTGGCGGCCAATGTTGATCCAAAAGAACAGGCACAGATGTATCTGCAAAATCTGAAAGCCTTACTCAAACGTTAAAATATCCTCTCCCTTGAAATTAACAGGAAAAATTATGAAAGTTCAGTTGAAAGTACTCGATCCGCGTTTGGGCAATGAATGGCCATTACCGACCTATGCCACCGCAGGTTCTGCTGGGCTGGACTTACGTGCCTGTTTAGACGAAGCGATTCAGATTGAGCCGGGACAAACCATTTTAGTCAAAACCGGTATGGCGATTTATATTGAAGATGTGAATTATGCGGGACTGATTTTGCCACGTTCGGGTTTGGGTCATAAACACGGCATCGTATTGGGTAACCTGGTTGGCTTGATTGACTCGGATTATCAGGGTGAATTGATGGTGTCCGTGTGGAACCGAGGTCAACAGCCGTTTTGTCTAGAGCCGGGTGAGCGTTTGGCACAATACGTTCTGGTTCCGGTTATTCAGGCAGAGTTTGAGCAGGTGGATGAATTCGTTGCAACCGAACGTGGTGCGGGCGGTTTCGGTCATACTGGTAAAAACTAAGTCTCACTACGCTAATGAAAGCCTGTTTCGACAGGCTTCATTTCATTCTATGCTTGAATAATATGAAAAAATGGATTAAAAAGTAGCCGGATTTTTAGATGACAAAAACATTACTTGTTTATTACAAAATTTTTCAAGTATCATGATTTCCTTCGAGTAGGCTTTCTTTTCAAGATCTAAAAGAATAGCCATGGATGTACATACCTCATGTTTCCATTTTACATTTTCCGCGCTTACGATATTCGTGGAAAGATTTCTGTTCTGACTCCCGAATTGGTTCAAGCGATTGCTCAAGGTTTGGTACAACAATATCAGCAAGCCGGGCAAACTGAACTGGTCATTGGCTATGATGCCCGTCTCAGCAGTCCCTTTTATGCCCAGTTAATTGCACAAGTCTGCCGTAATCATGGTTTGGCGGTAACTGAACTCGGCTGCTGCTCAAGTCCTTTAATGTATTACATAGCGCGGGATTTTTCCGGCAATGGCATTATGGTCACCGCCAGTCATAACACAAAATCTGACAATGGAATCAAATGGATTATTCAGGGTGAACCCCCATCTCCAGAAATGATCCAACACGTGGCACAGCAGGCGATGAAAGCCTATCAACCTGCACAAAAAATCCCCTTGCAATTGCTTCAGAATGAAGTCAAAAGTCAATATTGTCTGCAATACCAACAGGCATTATTACAGGACATCCAGCTAAAACGCAGTTTTAAAGTCGTCCTAGACGGATTGCATGGCTCTGCGGGGCATTGTGCTCAATTTATTCTCAATAAACTAGGCTGTGAGGTGATTGCCTTGCGCTGTGAGGCAAACGGTGAATTTCCAGATCATGCACCGGATCCTTCACAAGCTTCCCATCTGGAAAAACTACGTCATGCCATCCGGGAACATCAAGCTGATTTAGGCATTGCCTTGGATGGTGATGGTGACCGTTTAGTACTGGTGGATGAAAATGCCCACATTATTACTGCAGACCGCTTACTGTCATTTTTTGCCAAAATCTGTTTGGATGCTCATCCCCAGCATGAAATCGTATTTGATGTGAAGTGCTCCAGCATGGTTCGTGAGACCGTAGAAAAATCGGGTGGCCAAGCCAAAATGATCCGCACTGGGAGCAGCTTTTTACGCACATACCTGTCGCAATCTCAAGGTCATGCCATTTTTGGTGGGGAATATGCCGGGCATTATGTATTTAATGACGGACGCGGTTTTGGTTATGATGATGGCCTGTATGCTGCACTGCGGGCAATGGAATATTTGAGCCAGTTTCCACAGATGAGTCTATCGCAGTTGTTGCAGGATTTCCCGGATCGTTGCGCAACAGAAGACACTTATGTCAGTACCTATCAGATGAATCCGAAACAGCTGTTGCAGGATATTGAGATTTCCAGTCAGTGTTTAGGGGCCCAGTTGAGTAAAATCGATGGGGTAAGGCTTGATTTTGATGGTGGTTTTGGCATTATTCGAGCCTCGAATACCGGTGAATACTTTACCGTACGTTTTGATGCGGATAATCCGCTCAAACTGGCTGAAATCCGTAATCAGTTTGTGTCCATGTTACGTGATCGATATCCCAACATCGCCCAAGATATTTTAAATGCTCAATAAGGAGAGGTGCATGCCACATCAACAGACCGGCCTCGACAAAGCGCAAATTCTGACTGAAGCTTTGCCGTACATTCAACGTTTTGCAGGTAAAACGTTGGTGGTGAAATACGGTGGCAATGCAATGACTGACCCGGAGCTGGAAAGTTCATTTGCCCGTGACATCGTGCTTTTAAAAACAGTCGGTTTGAACCCGATTGTTGTGCATGGTGGCGGACCACAAGTCGATTCATTCCTGAAACAGTTGGGGCGTGAATCTGATCGGATTGATGGTATGCGTGTCACGGATCCGGCGACCATGGAAGTGGTGGAAATGGTCTTGGGTGGCAGCGTGAACAAGTCGATTGTGAACTTGATCAACCAGCATGGTGGCCGTGCGATTGGCTTAACCGGTAAAGATGGTAATCTACTTCGTGCACGTAAACTGTTGATGAAAAAACAGGCTGAAGACGGTACAGAACAACAGATTGACCTAGGTTTGGTCGGCGAAGTTGTTGGCGTGAAGACGGATGTGCTGGAAATGTTTACCCAAAGCGATTTTATTCCAGTGATTGCTCCACTTGGTGTTGATGATGAAGGCAATACCTATAACATCAATGCGGATTTGGTGGCGGGTAAAGTAGCCGAAGCCTTAGGCGCAGAAAAACTTATCCTGTTGACCAATATTGCCGGTGTATTGGATGAAAACAAGAATCTCTTGACGGGTTTAACCACACAAGAAGTCGACCGTTTAATTGAAACAGGTGTGATTTATGGTGGCATGATTCCTAAAGTTGGCTGTGCCTTGGATGCAGTTAAAGGGGGAGTCGTGAGTGCCCATATCGTGGATGGCCGTGTTCCGCATGCAACCTTGTTGGAAATCTTTACTGATCACGGTGTAGGTACCCTCATTACCAACCGTGGTAAACGCTAATCATCAGCAATAAAAAAGCCTCCTTGTGAGGCTTTTTTATTGCTGTAATTTTAGTCACTTAATTGTCATCAACTTCGCCTAGTTTATAGCGATGACTTGTAGAGGATGTCATCGATGTTAGCCAAGTTGAACCCGTCACAACAAAATTTTGATGTGTCATTTCCCACAGGAATTACTGCGCCAAAAACAGAATATTTATTTGAATGGGTGGACTCACTCAAAGTCTTACAAGAAGTACAACGCTTTCGTGCTCAACAATTTTCTGAGCAATTTGGGGTCAATTTCCCGCAGCAATTGGATCAGGATCTTTATGATTTTGGTTGTGAACATGCTGTGTTACGCAATAAAGAGACCCGTGAAATTATTGCGTATACCCGCTTAAAAATGTTTCAAGGGCACGAATTGGCACAAAGTTATAGTGCACAAGAATTTCAAGTGTTCCCACAGTTATCCCATTTGGACAATGTGGTGGAAATGGGCCGGGTCTGTGTACATTCGCGTTACCGTTCGAGTAAAGCACTTTCTACTTTGTGGCTGAATCTAATTCCGAAAGTCTTGTGGGGAATGCGTGCAAAATATCTGATCGGTTGTGTAAGTATCCGCTGGGAAGGGAATCAGTCACGTGCTTACCATACCCATCAGTATCTACAGCAATTAGATCCTGCAAGAACAGTCGACATCCAGCCATTACAGGCATTTGAACCTCGCCTCAACGATACGATTTTGGCTCAGGATGAGAAAATTCCAAAACTGTTTGATGTGTATTTAGAGATGCAGGCCAAATTGTCTAAACAGGCCTATTTAGATCAGCAGTTCAATTGTCTGGACTATTTCGTGCTGCTTGAAGTCAAAAAAATGGCACGTAACTTTATGCTGCAACAGAAGGCGGGTTAAGCTGCATCATCGGTCAGGTTCGATAATCTGATTTGCAAGGCGAAATCGACTGATGCACAATAAACACTTAATTTTATCAGGTGTTTCTGAAGTCTATGTGCCAGTTACTCGGAATGAATTGTGCGACCCCCACGGATATTACCTTTTCTTTCCGAGGGTTTTCACAGCGGGCAGGGATTACCTCAGATCATTGTGATGGTTTCGGCATCGCATTTTTTGAGGATAAAGCCTGCCGTCTGTTTGTCGATAACCAGTCGGCTGTTGAATCACCGATCGCTGAACTAATCCGTAACTATCCGATCAAATCTCGCAACGTGATTGCACATATCCGCAAGGCGACCCAGGGAAAAATCAATTTGGAAAATTCTCATCCTTTTATGCGCGAGTTATGGGGGCGTCACTGGATTTTTGCACATAACGGTGATTTACATGATTTTCAGCCTGCTTTAACTGGACGTTTTATGCCGGTGGGGAATACTGACAGTGAGCGTGCTTTTTGTTATTTGCTGGATCAGTTGGTGGAACGTTTTGGTTATGTCGAACCGGCACTGGATGAGATTTTTGCAGTGTTGGCTGAGGTTTCTCCACAAATTGCAGAGCATGGGACCTTTAATTTTTGTCTATCCAATGGACAGGCGCTGTTTAGTTATGCCACCACCAAACTGCACTGGCTGGTACGTGAATATCCTTTCAAGCCGGCACGTTTGATTGATCTGGATGTGGAAGTCGATTTTAGTCAGGTGACGACGGCGGCAGACCGTGTAGCAGTCATTACCACCGATCCCTTAACGCAAAACGAAGTTTGGACTGCGTATGTTCCAGGGCAGATGATTCTATTCCAACAGGGGCAGCCGATTAAGAGCATGCAAACGCGAGTGGAGCGTTTGGTGCGTGAAGCAGAAAATCCTGCCCTAAAACGGATCACACCTGCTGATCAATATTAATGTGATGGATTTCTCATATTAATCCTTTGTTTTTACTTGGTTTTATGTTTTTAAAGTCTTAAATTTAAAGCGAAATAATTATCATTTTGGCTAAAAAATATCTTATCTTTTTAATCTGAATTAATATATTTTTTATATTTAAAACATGAACTTGCAACAAATTGGTGCGCTTTATGGCTAAACCCAACTGATTTGCTTGTTTTTTATTTGCGAAAATTAAATATAAGATGCTTTTCAAGTGATAAATAATGTATGCCACAGGTGGTCGTATGATGATGAAATGGGATCCAGAATATAATACTGGCATCGATGTGATTGACGATCAGCACAAACGAATCTTGGATTATATCAACGAAATCGATGGTATTGCTGCGAATACGGATCGCGCGCGTATCAAGCAGATCCTGGATAACATTATTGACTATACTCAGTCGCATTTCACTTTCGAAGAAAGTCTGCAGGAAGAAGCAGGTTACAAGTACCGTGTACCGCACAAACGCGTACATGACTTGTTTATTAAAAAAATTGAATCTTATCGTGACCGCTTTGAATCAGGGCATTCGATTGAAGCCGAGTTACATGAAGTTTTATCGAAATGGTTAATTAACCATATCCAGCACGATGATGCGGATTATGTTGGCGCTGTAAAAGAAAATATGATGGGTATCATTAAAGAGAAAGAAAAGAAAAGAGGGAAAAACTGGTTTGCTCGTTTCTTCTCATAATAAAAAATTAAACGACAGAATAAATGAGCATCGAAAATTAAAATAACCAATCGATAAATTAGCGCAGCAAATCATCCTCAGGATGGTTTGCTTTTTTCTTTGTAAACTTTGATTTTCATTGATGACAAAGGCAAAATAGCCAAAGACTTTTTCAAGGTATACGTCATGCAGGACAATTCTATGTCGCGATGGTTAGCGCCGCTGATGGCATTTTGTTTATCATTTCTAATGATTGCCACATTGGCACCTCTAGTGGGGATTCAGACAGAACGTCAAATTGATTTCTGGCTCCTCTGGTTGGCCAGTATGCTAATTTTGGCCTTACCGCTGGCTTATCTTGAAATTGCCTTGGTAAAACGTGCCAAGATTTCGGCCTTACAGGCTTTATCTTCCCTGACCCGAGATGCTGACGCTTCAGCACGATGGCGTTTGGCGGGTTGGTTGGCTGCGCTGTTTATTCCTTTCTTTGCTGGAGGAATGCTTGCCCACAGTAGTGACCTTTTGTTGTCACAGCAAAACTTGGGGGTAAACAGTACTGTAATTATCGCTGCTGCGGCTGTCTTGGCGTTGATCTTGTCATTGTTGGCTCGTCCTATTTTACTGGGCTTAGCAGCGCTAGGGGTATTGGCATCACTGATTACTGCGAATGTCATGGGTGATACAGCAAGCAACTGGCAGATGACTGCAATTCAATCAAAAGAGTTACTCTACGCGGCTGTCTTGGCTTTGGTTGCAACCGGTTTGGGCTTGGGGATGTATGGACAAACCAGTCTGCCGCAAGTTAAAAATCGTGATGAAGCCAGTAAGACCGTCTTGCCGATCTGGATTGCTCAGCTGATTGCCGTATTGGCTTTTGCCTTTTTCTCGGTCAAGCTGGCTGTTCCTGCCATAACATTGCTCATCAGTGCCATCGCTGTCAGTGCGGTAATGTTGCAAATGGCGCGTGAGCAATTGGCCCATCGTCAGTTAGCCGTTCCAGTCCAATGGTTGTTGGTGGTTATCCCAATGCTGCTCTGGGCTGTTCCTGCAATAAGCGTGGTGTTGAATCCTATCCTGATCATTTGGGGGCTGGTGATTGCCCTCATTTACGCGATTTTTGTGGGTTGGGTGATGAAGATCAGCCATTTGCGTAAAGCGCTGAATTTTAGCAATGAACTGTTTTATAACCTATGGCGTATTGCGGTTCGTATCATCTTGCCGTTGACGATTATTTTATCGCTTATTGCTTTTATTGGATCTTTGCTATGAGCGAGCCACAGCAAGTCTGGGTGGCTTACGCAACCGCAACGCAGCAATTTCATATTGCTGTGCCTTATGTACCGGGGATGACAGCAGGCGACGCGATCCGGCAAAGTGCGATTGAGCAGCAGGTCGTTTTACCTCAACCTTTACAGCTCGGGATCTTTGGCGTCAAAGTTGAAAATGCAGATCATGTGTTACAGGCGGGTGATCGGGTCGAGATTTATCGTGCATTAATCATTCAACCACAAGATATCCGGCGTAAACGTGCTGCAAAAAATCCGGTGGGACGCTATCAGAAAGGTAATCGCTTTAAACAATCGAAATGATATAAAAAACCCCTCATTGAGGGGTTTCTTTTTAATTTAAACGGTCTATAGTGGTGGCGCATTTAGGATCGCCTCTTTTGAAGGCGGCAAACCTGGTTGTGTTTCTGGGATCGTTTCTAAACCTTCAATTTTTGTCACGATACCTGATTCATTAAAATAGATTTTTAAATGTTGACCATATGCAGCCGGAATCTTGGCTTTTTTAGCATAAGTTCCTGGAATATAGTGATAGATGTAGTCCCAGCGTAGTGGATTCATCGGATCGGTAACGGTCGGGCTTCCGAGTAAAAAGCGGACTTGTTGATGCGTCATGCCAACTTGAATTTTGGCTGCTTGCGCCTGTGTGAGGGGAGTTCCTTGTGGAATATCGACTTTATATACCCCTAATGTCGAACAGCCGGCGAGCAGTGAAGTGACCAATAACGTCAACATGATTTTTTGCATTTTGCTACACTATCCCAATTAATTATGATGCATTCGATCCGAGGATAAATCATACTGCATCTAAACTCTGTTGCATATTCCAACTTAACATTTGTTGAGAGACCTTTTTTCATGCCTATTTCAAATCAAGATTTACGTAAAGCTGGTTTAAAAGTTACCTTACCACGGATCAAGATATTGGAATTATTAGAAAATTCAAGACAACATCATTTGAGCGCGGAAGATATTTATAAAACATTATTGGAACAGGGTGAAGATGTTGGTCTCGCAACCGTATATCGTGTGTTAACACAGTTTGAAGCAGCAGGCATTATCCAGCGTCATCATTTTGAAAATAACCATTCAGTTTTTGAAATCATGCAGGAAGATCACCACGATCATTTGGTCTGCCAGAACTGTAACAAAGTCATTGAATTTACAAATGATGTGATTGAACATGAACAGCACGCCGTGGCGGAAAAACATGGTTTTGCATTGACGGGTCATTCTTTAAATCTGTATGGCTATTGTGACAGCGTAGAGTGTCAGGATGCTTTTCGTAAGAAGTAAGATTCACATAAATCTGACAAATAAAAAAAGAAGCTTTAAAGCTTCTTTTTTTGATCTGGATAAATCTTAATGGTTATCAAACGTGATATTGCGGCTTGCATTCAATAACTGGTCACCACCTTCTTCGATCAACTTGATTTGTAGACGTAGATCGTTTGGTGCATCGGCATGTTTTAATGCTTCTTTATAATTGATGATACCCGCACGATAGAGATCAAACAGTGCCTGGTCGAAGGTCTGCATGCCCAGTTCACGTGAACGTTTCATCAGGTCTTTGATGTTGTGAATTTCACCCTTACGGATGTAATCAGCCAGAAGGGGGGTATTGATCAGCAGTTCAATGGCAGCACGACGGGATTTTCCATCAACGGTCGGAATCAGTTGCTGTGCCACA
This portion of the Acinetobacter sp. GSS19 genome encodes:
- a CDS encoding UvrD-helicase domain-containing protein; its protein translation is MSSASQLNDKQLEAMKYTQGPLLVLAGAGSGKTSVITRKIAYLVQHCRIPAHRITAMTFTNKAAREMKERVSKLLSREEAKGLSVSTFHTFGLNLLRLELKNTPLKANFSILDADDCKRILMDLMHRDNLSGAESKDLIAKAMKKISDWKNDLIPPEQAHSTCETPEDVQMAHLYQLYERNLRAYNAVDFDDLIVMPTRLLQENAEVRDKWQNRVRYLLVDEYQDTNTAQYILVKLLVGVMGQFTAVGDDDQSIYAWRGAKPENMALLKQDFPNLKVIKLEQNYRSTSRILKSANAVIANNPHIFEKTLWSDKGHGELIRVITCRNDDDEAERVVKDLLTHKLMNGKNWKDYAVLYRGNFQARVLETQLRQMQIPYKLSGGQSFFARAEIKDVMSYLRLIINPEDDSAFLRIINTPKRAIGPVTLEKLGLFSQENNLSLLMASSDQRLSMVLPKKAATQLHEFADFIGNFTRELLDDDEPVPKIRQMMMEAGYIDYIREQAATPAQEKTKLDNIETLYASIQSLINRAEDVDEKNIEIVIRKMVLLDMLEQQQEEEDTDKVNLLTLHAAKGLEFPFVYIMGLEEELLPHKNSIAAETIEEERRLMYVGITRARQGLTLTLAEQRKNGGQMKQMTPSRFLDELPQDEIEWLGRKKKLAANVDPKEQAQMYLQNLKALLKR
- the dut gene encoding dUTP diphosphatase, with translation MKVQLKVLDPRLGNEWPLPTYATAGSAGLDLRACLDEAIQIEPGQTILVKTGMAIYIEDVNYAGLILPRSGLGHKHGIVLGNLVGLIDSDYQGELMVSVWNRGQQPFCLEPGERLAQYVLVPVIQAEFEQVDEFVATERGAGGFGHTGKN
- a CDS encoding phosphomannomutase/phosphoglucomutase, which encodes MFPFYIFRAYDIRGKISVLTPELVQAIAQGLVQQYQQAGQTELVIGYDARLSSPFYAQLIAQVCRNHGLAVTELGCCSSPLMYYIARDFSGNGIMVTASHNTKSDNGIKWIIQGEPPSPEMIQHVAQQAMKAYQPAQKIPLQLLQNEVKSQYCLQYQQALLQDIQLKRSFKVVLDGLHGSAGHCAQFILNKLGCEVIALRCEANGEFPDHAPDPSQASHLEKLRHAIREHQADLGIALDGDGDRLVLVDENAHIITADRLLSFFAKICLDAHPQHEIVFDVKCSSMVRETVEKSGGQAKMIRTGSSFLRTYLSQSQGHAIFGGEYAGHYVFNDGRGFGYDDGLYAALRAMEYLSQFPQMSLSQLLQDFPDRCATEDTYVSTYQMNPKQLLQDIEISSQCLGAQLSKIDGVRLDFDGGFGIIRASNTGEYFTVRFDADNPLKLAEIRNQFVSMLRDRYPNIAQDILNAQ
- the argB gene encoding acetylglutamate kinase, translating into MPHQQTGLDKAQILTEALPYIQRFAGKTLVVKYGGNAMTDPELESSFARDIVLLKTVGLNPIVVHGGGPQVDSFLKQLGRESDRIDGMRVTDPATMEVVEMVLGGSVNKSIVNLINQHGGRAIGLTGKDGNLLRARKLLMKKQAEDGTEQQIDLGLVGEVVGVKTDVLEMFTQSDFIPVIAPLGVDDEGNTYNINADLVAGKVAEALGAEKLILLTNIAGVLDENKNLLTGLTTQEVDRLIETGVIYGGMIPKVGCALDAVKGGVVSAHIVDGRVPHATLLEIFTDHGVGTLITNRGKR
- a CDS encoding GNAT family N-acetyltransferase, which encodes MLAKLNPSQQNFDVSFPTGITAPKTEYLFEWVDSLKVLQEVQRFRAQQFSEQFGVNFPQQLDQDLYDFGCEHAVLRNKETREIIAYTRLKMFQGHELAQSYSAQEFQVFPQLSHLDNVVEMGRVCVHSRYRSSKALSTLWLNLIPKVLWGMRAKYLIGCVSIRWEGNQSRAYHTHQYLQQLDPARTVDIQPLQAFEPRLNDTILAQDEKIPKLFDVYLEMQAKLSKQAYLDQQFNCLDYFVLLEVKKMARNFMLQQKAG
- a CDS encoding class II glutamine amidotransferase, which gives rise to MCQLLGMNCATPTDITFSFRGFSQRAGITSDHCDGFGIAFFEDKACRLFVDNQSAVESPIAELIRNYPIKSRNVIAHIRKATQGKINLENSHPFMRELWGRHWIFAHNGDLHDFQPALTGRFMPVGNTDSERAFCYLLDQLVERFGYVEPALDEIFAVLAEVSPQIAEHGTFNFCLSNGQALFSYATTKLHWLVREYPFKPARLIDLDVEVDFSQVTTAADRVAVITTDPLTQNEVWTAYVPGQMILFQQGQPIKSMQTRVERLVREAENPALKRITPADQY
- a CDS encoding bacteriohemerythrin, with amino-acid sequence MMMKWDPEYNTGIDVIDDQHKRILDYINEIDGIAANTDRARIKQILDNIIDYTQSHFTFEESLQEEAGYKYRVPHKRVHDLFIKKIESYRDRFESGHSIEAELHEVLSKWLINHIQHDDADYVGAVKENMMGIIKEKEKKRGKNWFARFFS
- a CDS encoding RnfH family protein; this translates as MSEPQQVWVAYATATQQFHIAVPYVPGMTAGDAIRQSAIEQQVVLPQPLQLGIFGVKVENADHVLQAGDRVEIYRALIIQPQDIRRKRAAKNPVGRYQKGNRFKQSK
- a CDS encoding outer membrane protein assembly factor BamE, producing the protein MQKIMLTLLVTSLLAGCSTLGVYKVDIPQGTPLTQAQAAKIQVGMTHQQVRFLLGSPTVTDPMNPLRWDYIYHYIPGTYAKKAKIPAAYGQHLKIYFNESGIVTKIEGLETIPETQPGLPPSKEAILNAPPL
- the fur gene encoding ferric iron uptake transcriptional regulator → MPISNQDLRKAGLKVTLPRIKILELLENSRQHHLSAEDIYKTLLEQGEDVGLATVYRVLTQFEAAGIIQRHHFENNHSVFEIMQEDHHDHLVCQNCNKVIEFTNDVIEHEQHAVAEKHGFALTGHSLNLYGYCDSVECQDAFRKK